A genomic region of Miscanthus floridulus cultivar M001 chromosome 3, ASM1932011v1, whole genome shotgun sequence contains the following coding sequences:
- the LOC136542050 gene encoding phosphatidylinositol 4-kinase gamma 5-like — protein MSRDLDCPVQTQMAVAVLDRSFSSEYPGGSRTEGRQLSWKRVFVQIDNGSVLGIELERGENVQTVKKKLQIALNMPTDESSLTFGDLVLNNDLSSIRNDSPLLLKRNQIHRSNSTPCLSPTGKDVWQRDRSGPIEILGCSSPSSRMKQLAKDVIKAIRNGVDPVAVNSGMGGAYYFKNIWGECVAIVKPTDEEPFAPNNPKGFVGKALGQPGLKRSVRVGETGFREVAAYLLDYDHFANVPPTMLVKITHTIFNVNDCVGCKSKVFCNKSEAVSKIASLQEFIPHDFDASDHGTSSFPVSAVHRIGILDIRIFNTDRHAGNLLVKKLGPGADNFGEQTELIPIDHGLCLPECLEDPYFEWIHWPQASVPFSEEELEYIAELDPVKDAEMLRTELPMIREACLRVLVLSTVFLKEAAAFGLCLSEIGDMMSRQFTAKEEEPSQLELLCMEARNWVKEREFFLPDEAGVEDDDDDFTQFLLDSEDDADAFEPPAFCKFGSMKASSRNPLSKLDECDEEDKDETEEDEDDDILTSALPQKIPSISKLSSSMKGLGFIGKSKPYRRGVPKGKVTGRTNYSGKASEHQSGSRSANELLPPSASFVKLSDMSPKEWSAFLDKFQELLPGAFRTRKHTAGVGQRPMPRLGTSCEF, from the coding sequence ATGTCCAGGGATTTGGACTGTCCTGTTCAGACACAGATGGCTGTGGCAGTCCTGGATCGGAGCTTTAGTAGTGAATATCCTGGAGGTAGCAGAACTGAGGGCAGGCAGCTGAGCTGGAAGAGAGTCTTTGTCCAAATTGACAATGGGTCTGTCCTTGGCATCGAGCTGGAGAGAGGAGAAAATGTGCAAACTGTGAAAAAGAAGCTACAGATAGCCCTCAATATGCCCACTGATGAGAGCTCATTGACCTTTGGTGACCTGGTTCTGAATAATGATCTTAGCAGCATTCGCAATGACTCACCGTTGCTTCTCAAAAGGAATCAGATTCACCGAAGCAATTCCACACCTTGCCTCTCCCCTACTGGCAAGGATGTTTGGCAAAGAGACCGGAGCGGGCCCATTGAAATCCTTGGCTGTTCAAGCCCTTCCTCTCGGATGAAGCAGCTTGCTAAGGATGTCATTAAAGCCATAAGGAATGGTGTTGACCCAGTTGCTGTTAACAGTGGGATGGGTGGTGCCTACTACTTCAAGAACATTTGGGGAGAGTGTGTTGCAATTGTCAAGCCAACTGACGAGGAACCATTTGCCCCAAACAATCCAAAAGGTTTTGTGGGGAAGGCTCTGGGACAGCCAGGCCTGAAAAGATCTGTGCGGGTCGGTGAGACAGGCTTCAGAGAGGTTGCTGCTTACCTCCTCGACTATGATCACTTTGCAAATGTTCCTCCCACCATGCTTGTCAAGATAACACACACCATCTTCAATGTGAATGACTGTGTTGGCTGCAAAAGTAAAGTATTCTGCAACAAATCAGAGGCTGTAAGCAAGATTGCATCACTGCAGGAGTTCATTCCTCATGATTTTGATGCCAGTGACCACGGGACCTCAAGCTTCCCTGTATCTGCAGTGCATCGGATTGGCATTCTTGACATTAGAATCTTCAACACTGACAGGCATGCTGGAAATCTTCTGGTCAAGAAGCTTGGTCCTGGGGCTGACAATTTTGGAGAGCAGACGGAACTCATTCCTATTGACCATGGCCTTTGCCTTCCAGAATGCCTAGAAGACCCTTACTTTGAGTGGATCCACTGGCCGCAGGCCTCTGTTCCCTTCTCCGAGGAGGAGCTTGAATACATTGCAGAGCTTGATCCTGTAAAAGATGCAGAAATGCTACGCACGGAGCTACCCATGATACGAGAGGCATGTCTCAGGGTGCTGGTGCTGTCAACAGTATTTCTCAAGGAAGCTGCAGCGTTTGGTCTCTGCCTCTCCGAGATAGGAGACATGATGAGCAGGCAGTTCACTGCAAAAGAAGAGGAACCAAGTCAGCTTGAACTTCTCTGCATGGAGGCAAGGAATTGGGTCAAGGAAAGAGAGTTCTTTCTTCCTGACGAAGCCGGAGTtgaagatgacgatgatgactTCACCCAGTTTCTTCTTGACAGTGAGGATGATGCAGATGCCTTTGAACCACCAGCTTTCTGCAAGTTTGGCAGCATGAAGGCAAGTTCCAGGAATCCACTATCCAAGCTAGATGAGTGTGATGAGGAGGACAAAGATGAGActgaggaggacgaggatgatGACATCTTGACCAGTGCATTGCCCCAGAAGATTCCTTCTATCTCCAAGCTGTCGTCGTCCATGAAGGGGCTTGGCTTCATTGGGAAATCTAAACCCTACCGTAGAGGAGTTCCGAAGGGTAAAGTGACAGGTAGAACTAACTACAGTGGCAAAGCTAGTGAGCATCAGTCCGGGAGCAGGAGTGCCAATGAGCTGCTCCCGCCCAGCGCCAGTTTTGTGAAGCTGTCGGACATGAGCCCTAAAGAGTGGAGTGCATTCCTCGACAAGTTCCAGGAGCTGCTCCCAGGTGCCTTCCGCACCCGGAAGCACACTGCTGGTGTCGGCCAGCGCCCGATGCCGAGGCTGGGCACGTCTTGCGAGTTTTGA